The following coding sequences are from one Pseudonocardia sp. EC080619-01 window:
- the rplM gene encoding 50S ribosomal protein L13: protein MPTYSPKPGDINHAWHVIDADDVRLGRLATHAATLLRGKHKPTYAPHVDNGDFVVIVNAEKISVSGNKRTDKFVYRHSGFPGGLSQRSVGEMIDSHPDRLVEKAIKGMLPKNRLGRAMAKKLKVYAGPSHPHEAQKPQPFEIKQVSQ, encoded by the coding sequence GTGCCCACGTACAGCCCGAAGCCCGGCGACATCAACCACGCCTGGCACGTGATCGACGCCGACGACGTGCGCCTCGGTCGGCTCGCCACCCACGCCGCCACGCTGCTGCGTGGCAAGCACAAGCCGACCTACGCGCCGCACGTCGACAACGGCGACTTCGTGGTGATCGTGAACGCCGAGAAGATCTCGGTGTCCGGCAACAAGCGCACCGACAAGTTCGTGTACCGGCACTCCGGCTTCCCGGGTGGCCTCAGCCAGCGGTCGGTCGGCGAGATGATCGACAGCCACCCGGACCGCCTGGTCGAGAAGGCCATCAAGGGCATGCTGCCGAAGAACCGTCTCGGCCGTGCGATGGCCAAGAAGCTGAAGGTCTACGCCGGCCCGTCGCACCCGCACGAGGCCCAGAAGCCGCAGCCGTTCGAGATCAAGCAGGTCAGCCAGTGA
- the rpsI gene encoding 30S ribosomal protein S9: MTTPSNEEGQPVTSPENGPDEVVETVETEGAAAEATDTELTETVGEAVADVDYSIDDSSEFDADTFAVEAPVLGDRPVQTVGRRKEAVVRVRLLPGSGQFTLNGKPLETYFPNKLHQQVVKDPLTTVEKTERFDIFANLRGGGTAGQAGALRLAIARALAELDAEDRPALKKAGFLTRDARAVERKKYGLKKARKAPQYSKR, from the coding sequence GTGACCACCCCGAGCAACGAAGAGGGACAGCCCGTGACCAGCCCCGAGAACGGACCCGACGAGGTCGTCGAGACGGTCGAGACCGAGGGTGCCGCCGCCGAGGCGACCGACACCGAGCTGACCGAGACCGTCGGCGAGGCCGTCGCGGACGTCGACTACTCGATCGACGACTCCTCCGAGTTCGACGCCGATACGTTCGCCGTCGAGGCGCCCGTCCTGGGTGACCGTCCGGTGCAGACCGTCGGCCGCCGCAAGGAGGCCGTCGTCCGCGTGCGTCTGCTGCCCGGCAGCGGCCAGTTCACGCTGAACGGCAAGCCGCTCGAGACGTACTTCCCGAACAAGCTGCACCAGCAGGTCGTCAAGGACCCGCTGACCACGGTCGAGAAGACCGAGCGGTTCGACATCTTCGCGAACCTGCGCGGTGGCGGCACCGCGGGTCAGGCCGGCGCCCTGCGCCTGGCCATCGCCCGTGCGCTCGCCGAGCTCGACGCCGAGGACCGTCCGGCCCTGAAGAAGGCCGGCTTCCTCACCCGGGACGCCCGCGCCGTCGAGCGCAAGAAGTACGGCCTCAAGAAGGCCCGCAAGGCGCCCCAGTACTCCAAGCGCTGA
- the argG gene encoding argininosuccinate synthase, with translation MPKILTSLPVGERVGIAFSGGLDTSVAVAWMRENGAVPYAYTADLGQPDEPDLVAVRERALEYGAESARVVDCRRALVDEGIAAIACGAFHIRAGGMPYFNTTPIGRAVTGTLLVRAMAEDGVSIWGDGSTFKGNDIERFYRYGLLANPALRIYKPWLDEVFVDQLGGRTEMSHWLGERDLPYRASAEKAYSTDANIWGATHEAKRLEHLDTSLEIVEPIMGVRFWDPAVEVETEDVTVEWEAGRPVAINGTRYDDPVALVDEANRIGGRHGLGMTDQIENRIIEAKSRGIYEAPAMALLFVTYERLVSAIHNEDSLAAYETEGRRLGRLLYEGRWLEPQSLMLRESLTRWVGNAITGSVTVRLRRGNDWSVLDTRGPALAYAEDRLSMERVEDAPFTPGDRIGQLTLRNLDLADSRAKLEQYAATGMLGGSFRTFVGDVEPGRAAEITATPAEEGAEQVEESLDRAAMEAGTD, from the coding sequence GTGCCGAAGATCCTGACCAGCCTCCCCGTCGGCGAGCGCGTCGGCATCGCCTTCTCCGGTGGCCTCGACACCTCGGTCGCGGTCGCCTGGATGCGCGAGAACGGCGCGGTCCCGTACGCCTACACGGCCGACCTGGGACAGCCCGACGAGCCCGACCTCGTCGCGGTCCGCGAGCGGGCGCTCGAGTACGGCGCCGAGTCCGCGCGGGTCGTCGACTGCCGTCGTGCGCTGGTCGACGAGGGCATCGCCGCGATCGCGTGCGGGGCGTTCCACATCCGCGCCGGTGGCATGCCGTACTTCAACACCACGCCGATCGGCCGCGCCGTCACCGGCACGCTGCTGGTGCGCGCGATGGCCGAGGACGGCGTCTCGATCTGGGGCGACGGCTCGACGTTCAAGGGCAACGACATCGAGCGCTTCTACCGCTACGGGCTGCTCGCGAACCCGGCGCTGCGGATCTACAAGCCGTGGCTCGACGAGGTGTTCGTCGACCAGCTCGGCGGCCGCACCGAGATGAGCCACTGGCTGGGCGAGCGGGACCTGCCCTACCGGGCGTCGGCGGAGAAGGCGTACTCGACCGACGCCAACATCTGGGGCGCCACCCACGAGGCCAAGAGGCTCGAGCACCTCGACACCTCGCTGGAGATCGTCGAGCCGATCATGGGCGTGCGGTTCTGGGACCCGGCCGTCGAGGTCGAGACCGAGGACGTCACCGTCGAGTGGGAGGCCGGCCGCCCGGTCGCGATCAACGGCACCCGCTACGACGACCCGGTCGCACTGGTCGACGAGGCCAACCGGATCGGTGGCCGGCACGGCCTCGGCATGACCGACCAGATCGAGAACCGGATCATCGAGGCGAAGAGCCGCGGCATCTACGAGGCCCCGGCCATGGCGCTGCTGTTCGTCACCTACGAGCGGCTGGTCTCCGCGATCCACAACGAGGATTCCCTCGCCGCCTACGAGACCGAGGGGCGCCGGCTGGGCCGGCTGCTCTACGAGGGCCGCTGGCTGGAGCCGCAGTCGCTGATGCTGCGCGAGTCGCTGACCCGCTGGGTCGGCAACGCGATCACCGGCTCGGTGACCGTGCGGCTGCGCCGCGGCAACGACTGGTCGGTGCTCGACACCCGCGGGCCGGCGCTGGCCTACGCCGAGGACCGGCTGTCGATGGAGCGCGTCGAGGACGCCCCCTTCACGCCCGGCGACCGGATCGGCCAGCTCACCCTGCGCAACCTCGACCTGGCCGACTCCCGCGCCAAGCTCGAGCAGTACGCCGCGACCGGGATGCTGGGCGGGTCGTTCCGGACCTTCGTCGGCGACGTCGAGCCGGGCCGGGCGGCGGAGATCACCGCGACGCCCGCCGAGGAGGGTGCCGAGCAGGTCGAGGAGTCCCTCGACCGGGCCGCGATGGAGGCCGGGACCGACTGA
- a CDS encoding dienelactone hydrolase family protein, with translation MARSSVTRPPSMKGAKDALGVLSRPGPNRVRFGDLGLIGLPGIVYTPAEGYQLPAVVLGHAWLQPVRRYHELLRHLATWGIVAAAPNTQRGPVPSLSRFSSDLDTVLDVCAGVRLGDGRISVDARRTALIGHGTGGGAAILTAARRERLGALVTLAPSEIQPSAIEAAARVGAPTLHLAAEVDSLAPAAGHAERIAAAQREAGADVTLRSIEKAGHLGFCEGRHWSSYLLQNRPQHRTRKITRALVTAFLMQELLGEKRVSALTSGDVPGAPIVEPPDPEAEQDSGETHGLLGIGS, from the coding sequence GTGGCCCGGAGCAGCGTGACCCGCCCCCCGTCGATGAAGGGTGCCAAGGACGCACTCGGCGTGCTCTCCCGGCCGGGCCCGAACCGGGTCCGGTTCGGTGACCTCGGCCTGATCGGGCTGCCGGGGATCGTCTACACCCCGGCCGAGGGCTACCAGCTGCCCGCGGTCGTCCTCGGGCACGCGTGGCTGCAGCCGGTCCGCCGCTACCACGAGCTGCTCCGCCACCTCGCGACCTGGGGGATCGTCGCCGCCGCCCCGAACACGCAGCGCGGGCCGGTCCCGAGCCTCTCCCGGTTCTCCTCGGACCTCGACACGGTGCTCGACGTCTGCGCCGGCGTCCGGCTGGGCGACGGCCGGATCAGCGTCGACGCCCGCCGCACCGCACTGATCGGGCACGGCACCGGCGGCGGTGCCGCGATCCTCACCGCTGCCCGGCGGGAGCGGCTCGGCGCACTCGTCACCCTGGCGCCGTCGGAGATCCAGCCGTCCGCGATCGAGGCGGCGGCCCGGGTGGGTGCCCCCACCCTGCACCTCGCCGCCGAGGTCGACTCGCTGGCACCGGCCGCGGGGCACGCCGAGCGGATTGCCGCCGCCCAGCGCGAGGCCGGCGCCGACGTGACGCTCCGCAGCATCGAGAAGGCCGGGCACCTCGGCTTCTGCGAGGGCAGGCACTGGTCGAGCTACCTGTTGCAGAACCGGCCGCAGCACCGCACCCGCAAGATCACCCGGGCGCTGGTGACGGCGTTCCTCATGCAGGAGCTGCTGGGCGAGAAGCGGGTGTCCGCGCTGACGTCGGGCGACGTCCCCGGGGCGCCGATCGTGGAGCCGCCGGACCCCGAGGCCGAGCAGGACTCCGGCGAGACCCACGGGCTCCTCGGCATCGGGAGCTGA
- the glmS gene encoding glutamine--fructose-6-phosphate transaminase (isomerizing), which yields MCGIVGYVGHQGALDVVLGGLRRLEYRGYDSAGVALPVDGGLLVERKAGALANLEALLDEVGRERFAGTAGIGHTRWATHGPPNDRNAHPHRSSDGKVAVVHNGIIENFMELRAELEARGIWAESDTDTETAAHLVALAYAGELAGVEDARGDLPASVRAVARLLEGAFTLVVTHADEPDRIVAARRNSPLVLGIGEGETFLASDVAAFIEFTRSAVELGQDQVVTITRDGYDVTDFAGAPVAANPFEVTWDLAAAEKGGHDYFMLKEIEEQPTAIANTLRGHLVDGRIVLDEQRLTDQDLRDVDKVFVIACGTAYHSGLLAKYAIEHWTRLPVEIELASEFRYRDPVLDRSTLVVAISQSGETADTLEALRHAKDQKARVLAICNTNGAQIPRESDAVIYTHAGPEIGVAATKTFTAQVAANYLVGLALAQARGTKYPDEVVREFEQLEAIPEAVAEVLESLGEARALGQELAPSKAVLFLGRHVGFPVALEGALKLKELAYMHAEAFAAGELKHGPIALIEDGLPVVVVMPSPKGRAVLHSKLLSNIQEIKARGARTVVIAETGDETVRPFADHLFELPAVPTLLQPLVATIPLQVIAAEIARARGYDVDKPRNLAKSVTVE from the coding sequence ATGTGTGGCATCGTCGGTTACGTCGGTCATCAAGGCGCACTCGACGTCGTTCTCGGTGGTCTGCGACGTCTGGAGTACCGGGGGTACGACTCCGCCGGTGTCGCCCTCCCGGTCGACGGAGGGTTGCTGGTCGAGCGCAAGGCCGGGGCGCTGGCGAACCTGGAGGCCCTGCTCGACGAGGTCGGCCGGGAGCGGTTCGCGGGGACGGCCGGGATCGGGCACACCCGCTGGGCGACCCACGGCCCGCCGAACGACCGGAACGCGCACCCGCACCGGAGCAGCGACGGCAAGGTCGCGGTCGTCCACAACGGGATCATCGAGAACTTCATGGAGCTGCGTGCCGAGCTGGAGGCGCGCGGGATCTGGGCCGAGTCCGACACCGACACCGAGACCGCGGCGCACCTCGTCGCGCTCGCGTACGCCGGTGAGCTGGCCGGGGTGGAGGACGCGCGCGGTGACCTGCCCGCGTCCGTCCGCGCCGTCGCCCGGCTGCTGGAGGGTGCGTTCACCCTGGTCGTGACGCACGCCGACGAGCCGGACCGGATCGTCGCCGCCCGGCGGAACTCGCCGCTGGTGCTCGGCATCGGTGAGGGCGAGACCTTCCTCGCCTCCGACGTCGCCGCCTTCATCGAGTTCACCCGCTCGGCCGTCGAGCTGGGGCAGGACCAGGTCGTCACGATCACCCGGGACGGCTACGACGTCACCGACTTCGCCGGTGCGCCCGTCGCCGCCAACCCGTTCGAGGTGACGTGGGATCTCGCGGCCGCGGAGAAGGGCGGCCACGACTACTTCATGCTCAAGGAGATCGAGGAGCAGCCCACCGCGATCGCGAACACGCTGCGCGGGCACCTCGTCGACGGCCGGATCGTGCTCGACGAGCAGCGCCTCACCGACCAGGACCTGCGGGACGTCGACAAGGTCTTCGTCATCGCCTGCGGCACCGCGTACCACTCCGGGCTGCTGGCGAAGTACGCGATCGAGCACTGGACGCGGCTGCCCGTCGAGATCGAGCTCGCCTCCGAGTTCCGCTACCGGGACCCGGTCCTGGACCGCTCGACGCTGGTCGTCGCGATCTCCCAGTCCGGCGAGACCGCCGACACCCTCGAGGCGCTGCGGCACGCCAAGGACCAGAAGGCCCGGGTGCTCGCGATCTGCAACACCAACGGTGCGCAGATCCCCCGCGAGTCCGACGCGGTGATCTACACCCACGCCGGCCCCGAGATCGGCGTCGCGGCCACCAAGACCTTCACCGCGCAGGTCGCGGCGAACTACCTGGTCGGCCTGGCGCTGGCGCAGGCGCGCGGGACGAAGTACCCGGACGAGGTCGTCCGCGAGTTCGAGCAGCTGGAGGCGATCCCGGAGGCGGTCGCCGAGGTGCTGGAGTCGCTCGGGGAGGCGCGTGCGCTGGGGCAGGAGCTGGCGCCGTCGAAGGCGGTGCTGTTCCTCGGGCGCCACGTCGGCTTCCCGGTGGCGCTGGAGGGTGCGCTCAAGCTCAAGGAGCTCGCCTACATGCACGCCGAGGCGTTCGCGGCCGGCGAGCTCAAGCACGGCCCGATCGCGCTGATCGAGGACGGCCTGCCGGTCGTCGTCGTGATGCCGTCGCCGAAGGGCCGCGCGGTGCTGCACTCGAAGCTGCTCTCCAACATCCAGGAGATCAAGGCGCGCGGCGCCCGGACGGTCGTGATCGCCGAGACCGGCGACGAGACGGTCCGCCCGTTCGCCGACCACCTCTTCGAGCTGCCCGCGGTGCCGACGCTGCTGCAGCCGCTCGTCGCGACGATCCCGCTGCAGGTCATCGCGGCCGAGATCGCCCGCGCCCGCGGCTACGACGTCGACAAGCCCCGCAACCTCGCGAAGTCCGTCACCGTGGAGTGA
- a CDS encoding WXG100 family type VII secretion target → MGGEIKVTFAAIEQAAADIDGARARILGQLDDLRGYLAPVVSGWTGDAATRYDEAQWRWDGSAADLTGTLQKIKVLVLDAGAGYRAVEADNAKRFTA, encoded by the coding sequence ATGGGAGGCGAGATCAAGGTCACGTTCGCCGCGATCGAGCAGGCCGCGGCCGACATCGACGGGGCGCGGGCGCGCATCCTCGGACAGCTCGACGACCTCCGCGGGTACCTGGCGCCGGTCGTGTCGGGCTGGACGGGCGACGCGGCCACCCGCTACGACGAGGCACAGTGGCGCTGGGACGGCTCCGCGGCCGACCTGACCGGCACCCTGCAGAAGATCAAGGTGCTGGTCCTGGACGCAGGGGCGGGCTACCGGGCCGTCGAGGCGGACAACGCGAAGCGGTTCACGGCCTGA
- a CDS encoding NAD(P)H-hydrate dehydratase, whose protein sequence is MHGVYTAEQIRAAESAMMRTVADGVLMRRAAGGLAAHLRGFLGSTYGRRVVLLVGAGDNGGDALWAGAELRRRGARVTAVLLAPDRAQPGGLAALRAARGRVLPLGPGAGPGGVADPGALDAARAAVAGADVVVDGIVGISGRGALRDPAPALVEAADDAGVPIVACDLPSGVDTDTGTTDGPHVRAALTVTFGARKPVHALAAPLCGPVRLVDFGLGPFLPADPHARLLTDADAGLFWPVPGPDDDKYSQGVVGIAAGSATYPGAAVLAAGAAALATSGMVRFAGSAADEVRRHWPEIVATGDITDAGRTQAWAVGPGIGTGAQGLAVLESVLDREVPLCIDADGITLLAQHAHLRDRILGEPVVLTPHAGEFARIAGDIGPDRVAAARRAAADLGVTVLLKGNATVVAAPDGRALIDPAGDSWAATAGSGDVLTGMIGALLAAGLDPWWAAGCATLVHARAATAAAREHGLPPVPAPASAMQAAIPVALRAVRAAAGSG, encoded by the coding sequence ATGCACGGGGTGTACACGGCGGAGCAGATCCGGGCGGCCGAGTCGGCCATGATGCGCACCGTCGCCGACGGCGTGCTCATGCGCCGCGCGGCGGGCGGGCTGGCGGCCCACCTGCGCGGGTTCCTCGGCTCCACCTACGGGCGCCGGGTGGTGCTGCTGGTCGGGGCCGGTGACAACGGCGGCGACGCCCTCTGGGCGGGCGCCGAGCTGCGCCGCCGTGGCGCGCGCGTCACCGCGGTCCTGCTGGCACCGGACCGCGCCCAACCCGGTGGCCTGGCGGCGCTGCGGGCGGCCCGCGGCCGGGTCCTCCCGCTCGGCCCGGGTGCCGGCCCCGGTGGCGTCGCGGACCCGGGAGCGCTCGACGCCGCGCGGGCCGCGGTCGCGGGCGCGGACGTCGTCGTCGACGGGATCGTCGGCATCTCCGGGCGCGGGGCGCTGCGGGACCCGGCGCCCGCACTCGTCGAGGCCGCCGACGACGCCGGGGTGCCGATCGTCGCGTGCGACCTGCCGTCGGGGGTGGACACCGACACCGGCACGACCGACGGGCCGCACGTCCGGGCGGCGCTCACCGTCACCTTCGGCGCCCGCAAACCGGTGCACGCCCTCGCCGCGCCGCTGTGCGGCCCGGTCCGGCTCGTCGACTTCGGGCTCGGGCCGTTCCTGCCTGCCGACCCGCACGCCCGGCTCCTCACCGACGCCGACGCCGGCCTGTTCTGGCCGGTCCCCGGCCCGGACGACGACAAGTACAGCCAGGGCGTCGTCGGGATCGCCGCCGGATCGGCCACCTACCCCGGGGCAGCGGTGCTCGCCGCCGGTGCCGCCGCGCTCGCCACCTCCGGCATGGTGCGGTTCGCCGGATCCGCCGCCGACGAGGTGCGCCGGCACTGGCCGGAGATCGTCGCCACCGGCGACATCACCGACGCGGGCCGCACCCAGGCGTGGGCGGTCGGCCCGGGCATCGGCACCGGGGCACAGGGCCTGGCGGTGCTGGAGTCGGTGCTCGACCGCGAGGTCCCGCTGTGCATCGACGCCGACGGCATCACCCTGCTGGCCCAGCACGCCCACCTGCGCGACCGGATCCTCGGCGAGCCGGTCGTGCTCACCCCGCACGCGGGGGAGTTCGCCCGGATCGCGGGCGACATCGGCCCGGACCGCGTCGCGGCCGCCCGCCGGGCCGCCGCCGACCTGGGGGTGACGGTGCTGCTCAAGGGCAACGCGACCGTCGTCGCCGCACCGGACGGGCGGGCCCTGATCGACCCGGCCGGCGACTCCTGGGCGGCGACCGCGGGGTCCGGGGACGTCCTGACCGGCATGATCGGCGCCTTGCTCGCGGCCGGGCTGGACCCCTGGTGGGCGGCCGGGTGCGCCACGCTCGTGCACGCCCGCGCCGCGACGGCCGCCGCCCGCGAGCACGGCCTGCCCCCGGTCCCGGCACCGGCATCGGCGATGCAGGCCGCGATCCCGGTGGCCCTGCGCGCCGTCCGCGCCGCCGCCGGATCCGGCTGA
- a CDS encoding WXG100 family type VII secretion target, which translates to MAEGFGTTTEEMARAAGRVREVSTAVDGELGGLRSRLEATRGRWAGAAATAFTALMAEWDTEATRLNAALADIADQLGGTATAYRRIEDENARNVSAITSALG; encoded by the coding sequence ATGGCCGAGGGGTTCGGCACGACGACGGAGGAGATGGCCCGGGCGGCGGGCCGGGTGCGGGAGGTGAGCACCGCGGTGGACGGCGAGCTGGGTGGGCTGCGCTCGCGGCTGGAGGCGACCCGCGGCCGGTGGGCGGGCGCCGCGGCCACCGCCTTCACCGCGCTGATGGCCGAGTGGGACACCGAGGCGACGCGGCTCAACGCCGCGCTCGCCGACATCGCCGACCAGCTCGGTGGCACGGCCACGGCCTACCGGCGGATCGAGGACGAGAACGCCCGGAACGTCTCGGCCATCACGTCGGCGCTGGGCTGA
- a CDS encoding type VII secretion-associated protein — MTTVPGFAVAVHTRPSGVLLAAADEGGIRLLAAAPAGTPPADAVTDFFGDDPPAVVIRVGTTPGGPFPGTPRVLPVPVAVAVLAVGPVPAAGPVLVVHAGPDGTDAVVVDGGTVVPSGTAPRGVPVEIVLAGERVLDDPGWPAATARTAACPVRVAGPAGPGDPADVPGAGPDTAAVLGAAVLGAGALVAGHRGAGNRGAGHPAAGPSFAGAVEPDGEPGPDGEPGPDGEPGPDGEPGPDGEPGPGEDHDPGEDHDPGRARLVLPVLTVLGTALVVAGLLAGGRGPVGAEGPAGPVAGAAVVVQYGYAAALPAGWEHTGGDPARRRVLLTPAGRPDGADLVVVERSPLGYDAGREPDRVRRELAGLLGGRAGTGPPGPRTVGGRAVLGWTQHPGDGTVVDWHAVFEGGEQLVVGCRRPAGAVVTPACAEVVGSVRTVR, encoded by the coding sequence GTGACGACCGTGCCGGGGTTCGCCGTGGCGGTCCACACCCGGCCGTCCGGGGTGCTGCTCGCGGCCGCGGACGAGGGCGGGATCCGGCTGCTCGCCGCGGCCCCGGCGGGGACACCCCCGGCCGACGCGGTCACGGACTTCTTCGGCGACGACCCGCCCGCCGTCGTGATCCGGGTCGGGACGACGCCGGGTGGCCCGTTCCCCGGGACGCCGCGGGTGCTGCCGGTACCGGTGGCGGTCGCGGTGCTGGCGGTCGGGCCGGTGCCCGCGGCCGGGCCGGTGCTCGTCGTGCACGCCGGTCCGGACGGGACGGACGCGGTCGTGGTCGACGGCGGGACGGTCGTGCCGTCCGGCACCGCCCCGCGCGGTGTCCCGGTGGAGATCGTCCTGGCGGGGGAGCGGGTGCTCGACGACCCCGGCTGGCCGGCCGCGACCGCCCGGACGGCGGCGTGCCCGGTGCGGGTGGCGGGCCCGGCGGGGCCCGGCGACCCGGCGGACGTGCCCGGCGCCGGGCCGGACACCGCGGCGGTGCTCGGCGCGGCGGTGCTCGGGGCGGGGGCCTTGGTGGCGGGACATCGGGGCGCGGGAAACCGGGGCGCGGGACATCCGGCCGCGGGGCCGTCGTTCGCCGGGGCCGTGGAGCCGGACGGGGAACCCGGGCCGGACGGGGAGCCCGGGCCGGACGGGGAGCCCGGGCCGGACGGGGAGCCCGGGCCGGACGGGGAGCCCGGGCCGGGCGAGGACCACGACCCGGGCGAGGACCACGACCCGGGCCGCGCCCGGCTCGTCCTCCCGGTGCTCACCGTGCTCGGGACGGCGCTCGTCGTCGCGGGCCTGCTCGCCGGCGGTCGCGGCCCGGTGGGGGCGGAGGGGCCCGCCGGGCCGGTGGCAGGGGCAGCGGTCGTCGTCCAGTACGGCTACGCGGCGGCGCTGCCCGCCGGGTGGGAGCACACCGGCGGGGACCCGGCCCGCCGGCGCGTGCTGCTCACCCCGGCCGGACGGCCGGACGGCGCCGATCTCGTCGTCGTCGAACGCAGCCCGCTCGGCTACGACGCCGGCCGCGAACCGGACCGGGTGCGCCGTGAGCTCGCCGGCCTGCTCGGCGGCCGGGCCGGGACCGGACCGCCCGGTCCGCGCACCGTCGGCGGCCGGGCGGTGCTCGGCTGGACCCAGCACCCCGGCGACGGCACCGTCGTCGACTGGCACGCGGTGTTCGAGGGCGGTGAGCAGCTCGTCGTGGGCTGCCGTCGTCCGGCGGGCGCGGTGGTCACCCCGGCCTGCGCCGAGGTCGTCGGCTCGGTGCGGACGGTGCGCTGA
- the glmM gene encoding phosphoglucosamine mutase, translated as MRRLFGTDGVRGLANGELLTPEFAVGVCASAARTLSNGSGRRPVAVVGRDPRASGEMLESAVVAGLTSAGADAIRVGILPTPGVAHLVAETGADLGVMISASHNPMPDNGIKLFAAGGHKLPDDVEAEIERGLDRPADGRPTGDGIGRVWDAPDATGVYVAHLLEAAPGSLNGVRVIVDCAHGAASVAAPEAYRQAGADVIALHAEPDGLNINDGVGSTHLEPLRAAVREQGADLGIAHDGDADRCLAVDAAGNVVDGDQIMAVLALAMRDAGELAHDTLVATVMSNLGLHLAMRDAGITLDTTKVGDRYVLERLREGGFTLGGEQSGHVVLPGHATTGDGLLTALRLMSRMASTGSSLAELAAVVTPLPQVLRNVAVGDRDTVAASAQVAEAVATASAELGETGRVLLRPSGTEQLVRVMVEAPTAAEADAVAGRLAEVVAAAS; from the coding sequence ATGCGTCGCCTCTTCGGAACCGACGGCGTCCGGGGCCTGGCCAACGGCGAACTCCTCACACCGGAGTTCGCCGTTGGTGTCTGTGCCTCGGCTGCGCGCACCCTGTCGAACGGCTCCGGCCGACGGCCCGTCGCGGTCGTCGGGCGGGACCCGCGTGCCAGCGGCGAGATGCTGGAGTCCGCGGTCGTCGCCGGCCTCACCTCGGCCGGTGCGGACGCGATCCGGGTCGGGATCCTGCCCACGCCCGGTGTCGCGCACCTGGTCGCCGAGACCGGTGCCGACCTCGGCGTGATGATCTCCGCCTCGCACAACCCGATGCCCGACAACGGCATCAAGCTCTTCGCCGCCGGCGGGCACAAGCTCCCCGACGACGTCGAGGCCGAGATCGAGCGCGGGCTCGACCGCCCGGCGGACGGCCGCCCCACCGGGGACGGCATCGGCCGCGTCTGGGACGCGCCGGACGCCACCGGCGTCTACGTCGCGCACCTGCTCGAGGCCGCCCCGGGCTCGCTGAACGGCGTCCGCGTGATCGTCGACTGCGCGCACGGCGCGGCGTCGGTCGCGGCGCCGGAGGCCTACCGGCAGGCCGGTGCCGATGTCATCGCCCTGCACGCCGAGCCGGACGGCCTCAACATCAACGACGGCGTCGGGTCGACCCACCTGGAGCCGTTGCGCGCGGCCGTCCGGGAGCAGGGCGCCGACCTGGGCATCGCGCACGACGGCGACGCCGACCGCTGCCTCGCCGTCGACGCGGCCGGGAACGTCGTCGACGGTGACCAGATCATGGCGGTGCTCGCGCTCGCGATGCGCGACGCGGGCGAGCTGGCCCACGACACGCTCGTCGCGACCGTGATGAGCAACCTCGGTCTGCACCTCGCCATGCGCGACGCCGGGATCACCCTGGACACCACCAAGGTCGGTGACCGGTACGTGCTCGAGCGGCTTCGCGAGGGTGGGTTCACCCTCGGCGGCGAGCAGTCCGGGCACGTCGTGCTCCCGGGGCACGCCACCACCGGCGACGGCCTGCTGACCGCGCTACGGCTCATGTCGCGGATGGCGTCGACGGGCTCCTCGCTCGCCGAGCTGGCCGCGGTCGTCACGCCGCTGCCGCAGGTGCTGCGCAACGTCGCGGTCGGGGACAGGGACACCGTGGCCGCGTCCGCGCAGGTCGCAGAGGCGGTGGCGACGGCGAGCGCCGAGCTCGGGGAGACCGGGCGGGTGCTGCTGCGCCCGTCGGGCACCGAGCAGCTGGTGCGGGTCATGGTGGAGGCTCCGACGGCGGCGGAGGCCGATGCCGTCGCGGGCCGGCTGGCCGAGGTGGTCGCGGCCGCGAGCTGA